Proteins from one Mesoplodon densirostris isolate mMesDen1 chromosome 1, mMesDen1 primary haplotype, whole genome shotgun sequence genomic window:
- the GGPS1 gene encoding geranylgeranyl pyrophosphate synthase encodes MEKTQETAQRILLEPYKYLLQLPGKQVRTKLSQAFNHWLKVPEDKLQIIIEVTEMLHNASLLIDDIEDNSKLRRGFPVAHSIYGIPSVINSANYVYFLGLEKVLTLDHPDAVKLFTRQLLELHQGQGLDIYWRDNYTCPTEEEYKAMVLQKTGGLFGLAVGLMQLFSDYKEDLKPLLNTLGLFFQIRDDYANLHSKEYSENKSFCEDLTEGKFSFPTIHAIWSRPESTQVQNILRQRTENVDVKKYCVHYLENVGSFEYTRNTLKELESKAYKQIDACGGNPELVALVKHLSKMFKEENE; translated from the exons GTAAACAAGTGAGAACCAAACTTTCACAGGCGTTTAATCATTGGCTAAAAGTTCCAGAAGACAAGCTACAG ATTATCATTGAAGTGACGGAAATGTTGCATAATGCCAGTTTACTCATCGATGATATTGAAGACAACTCAAAACTCCGTCGTGGCTTTCCAGTGGCACACAGCATCTATGGAATTCCATCTGTCATCAATTCTGCcaattatgtatattttcttggCCTAGAGAAAGTCTTAACCCTTGATCACCCAGATGCAGTAAAGCTTTTTACCCGCCAGCTTTTAGAACTCCATCAGGGACAAGGCCTGGATATCTACTGGAGGGATAATTACACTTGTcccactgaagaggaatataaaGCAATGGTGCTGCAGAAGACAGGTGGACTGTTTGGATTAGCAGTAGGTCTCATGCAGTTGTTCTCTGATTACAAAGAAGATTTAAAGCCACTACTGAATACACTTGGGCTCTTTTTCCAAATTAGGGATGATTATGCTAATCTACACTCCAAAGAATATAgtgaaaacaaaagcttttgTGAAGATTTAACAGAGGGAAAGTTCTCATTCCCTACTATTCATGCTATTTGGTCGAGGCCTGAAAGCACCCAGGTGCAGAATATCTTGCGCCAGAGAACCGAAAATgtagatgttaaaaaatactgTGTACATTATCTTGAGAATGTAGGTTCTTTTGAATACACTCGGAATACTCTTAAAGAGCTTGAATCTAAAGCCTATAAACAAATCGATGCATGTGGTGGGAACCCTGAGCTAGTAGCTCTAGTAAAACACTTAAGtaaaatgttcaaagaagagAATGAATAA